A stretch of the Conger conger chromosome 3, fConCon1.1, whole genome shotgun sequence genome encodes the following:
- the LOC133124252 gene encoding integrin alpha-4-like isoform X3: MEDLIVMGAPGTAYGTGSVLVFNISAQSLSFFDGEGSFVQSGSYLGYSVGAGHFSHPDSTEVVGGAPQSEQIGKVCILKMESDELKVIFQATGKKLGSYFGASVCVVDLNSDGLSDLLVGAPMYSSVREEGRVYIYMNHGAQKIVEVGFVLAGSDAYAARFGEAITNLGDIDDDGYPDVAVGAPQEDNLKGAVYIYNGRRNGITQTYVQRITGALLGNPFKMFGQSVSGGIDVDGNGYPDIAVGAFLSDSAVVLRTRAVVIVEAFVILPVSVNRSQLLCSENGQPAVCINVNVCFKVQGRRIPGKIGLLYNLSADVNHLEAFPSRFYFTGNGTSNTTAGRVETEPGSLTCVPHRAFMRRDVRDIFTPILFEMKYELGEHSVPKDVSGSFPPLKPVQQRKGNSNQVANQTEFARYCAWVNCSTNLQVSASLVLPQSYKNMQYFALGEKKTVMLNVTLINSGDDAFLPRIYLRFPSSLFFIKVLDAAMKYVSCEITKEGEAYTGLNCSVGNLFINSLEKHTISFLLDVNQSSNAGDLNITVNTTCQSSENEDLLHDNFARLMLPLRYGVNLTVHGFVSPSTFIFGHEKSSVDFTEKFNFTFKIINVGPSKALGAKVEIDIPRHMVPYPNILLNILDVKTSLGSCDIKNSTNVTDDYYRMPKPFLFEYLISPPFEQRQRHMYCTKEDLTCLYITCVLGDMDVGKDASVLVAVQLNPAVLQIYPGKIVAAVESSAIASPVKDIYVLDLQEGMAASILLMGHSGQMSFRDRVIILAVSLFIGCGTQAFIIVCLNKMAQWVAPPPDSKEVLGSNPRRPGPLCVEFACSPRVCVGFLQAGFFNRWKKLEQDSLLNINEDKD; encoded by the exons ATGGAG GACTTAATTGTTATGGGCGCCCCTGGGACTGCTTACGGGACTGGCTCGGTTTTGGTCTTTAACATATCGGCTCAAAGTCTATCATTCTTCGATGGAGAAGGCAGCTTTGTGCAGTCTGGAAGCTATTTAG GATACTCTGTTGGGGCAGGCCACTTCAGTCACCCAGACAGCACAGAGGTGGTGGGAGGGGCACCGCAGTCTGAGCAAATTGGTAAA GTGTGCATACTCAAAATGGAATCTGACGAGCTCAAAGTCATCTTTCAAGCCACTGGCAAGAAG CTGGGCTCCTATTTTGgcgcgtctgtctgtgtggttgACCTGAATTCAGACGGGCTCTCTGACCTGCTAGTGGGAGCTCCCATGTACAGCAGTGTCCGGGAAGAAGGACGTGTGTATATCTACATGAACCATGGAGCT CAAAAAATTGTGGAAGTAGGGTTTGTATTGGCGGGGAGTGATGCCTATGCAGCAAGGTTTGGAGAAGCCATCACAAACCTTGGAGATATTGATGACGATGGCTACCCAG ATGTTGCAGTTGGGGCACCACAGGAAGACAATCTAAAAGGAGCTGTTTATATCTACAATGGGAGGAGGAATGGCATCACTCAGACTTACGTTCAA CGCATCACTGGGGCCTTGCTGGGTAATCCCTTCAAGATGTTTGGTCAGTCTGTGTCTGGTGGCATCGACGTGGATGGAAATGGCTACCCAG ATATTGCCGTAGGGGCCTTTCTGTCCGATTCAGCAGTGGTACTCAG GACACGGGCTGTGGTCATTGTGGAGGCCTTTGTAATCCTGCCTGTCAGTGTGAACCGAAGCCAACTGCTGTGCTCTGAGAATGGCCAGCCGGCCGTCTGTATCAACGTCAATGTCTGCTTCAAGGTCCAGGGTCGACGGATACCTGGAAAAATAG GACTGCTGTACAACCTCTCTGCGGATGTGAATCACTTGGAGGCCTTTCCCTCCAGGTTCTACTTCACTGGGAACGGGACGTCCAACACAACAGCCGGGCGGGTGGAGACCGAGCCCGGGAGCCTGACCTGCGTCCCTCACAGAGCCTTCATGAGG CGAGATGTTCGAGACATATTCACCCCAATCCTGTTTGAGATGAAATATGAGCTGGGAGAGCACAGTGTTCCTAAGGATGTTTCTGGAAGTTTCCCCCCCCTCAAACCAGTCCAGCAGAGGAAGGGGAACAGTAACCAGGTTGCCAACCAG ACAGAATTTGCCCGATACTGTGCGTGGGTCAACTGTTCAACAAATCTGCAGGTTTCTGCAAGCCTGGTGCTGCCCCA GTCCTACAAAAACATGCAGTACTTTGCGCTGGGGGAGAAGAAGACTGTCATGCTGAACGTGACTCTGATCAACAGCGGGGATGATGCCTTCCTCCCCAGGATTTACCTAAGGTTCCCCAGCAGCCTGTTCTTTATCAAAGTCCTCGATGCG GCAATGAAGTATGTGAGCTGTGAAATCACCAAGGAAGGCGAAGCCTACACAGGgttgaactgcagtgtggggaATCTTTTTATTAACTCTCTGGAAAAG CACACTATCAGTTTTCTGCTGGATGTCAACCAGAGCAGTAATGCAGGAGACCTCAATATTACAGTCAACACTACCTG TCAGAGTTCTGAAAATGAAGACCTTCTCCATGATAACTTTGCCAGACTGATGTTGCCTTTGAGATATGGTGTCAACCTTACTGTCCACGG atttgtcagcccATCCACATTCATATTTGGACATGAGAAGAGCAGTGTTGACTTCACAGAGAAGTTCAATTTCACCTTCAAG ATTATTAATGTTGGGCCAAGCAAAGCTCTGGGAGCCAAAGTTGAAATAGATATACCCAGACACATGGTACCATACCCAAACATATTACTCAACATTTTGGATGTCAAG ACGTCTCTCGGGAGCTGTGACATTAAAAATTCCACCAATGTGACTGACGATTATTATCGCATGCCAAAACCATTCCTCTTTGAATACCTGATATCCCCCCCTTTTGAACAAAGGCAACGGCATATG TACTGCACAAAGGAGGACCTGACGTGCTTGTACATCACGTGCGTGTTAGGAGACATGGATGTTGGGAAAGATGCCTCTGTGCTTGTGGCGGTACAGCTGAACCCTGCAGTACTACAGATCTACCCT GGGAAGATCGTCGCTGCAGTGGAGAGCTCAGCTATTGCGTCACCAGTGAAGGATATTTATGTCCTGGACTTACAGGAAGGGATGGCTGCCAGT ATTTTGCTGATGGGCCATAGTGGTCAGATGTCGTTTCGTGACAGAGTCATCATCCTGGCAGTGAGTCTGTTCATCGGGTGTGGAACACAGGCCTTTATTATAGTCTGCCTCAATAAG atggcgcagtgggtagcaccgccgcctgacagcaaggaggtcctgggttcaaatccccgtcggccggggcctctctgtgtggagtttgcatgttctcctcgtgtttgtgtgggtttcctccag GCTGGTTTCTTTAACAGGTGGAAAAAATTGGAGCAAGACAGCTTGCTCAATATAAATGAGGACAAGGAttga